The Triticum aestivum cultivar Chinese Spring chromosome 7B, IWGSC CS RefSeq v2.1, whole genome shotgun sequence genome window below encodes:
- the LOC123157181 gene encoding serine/arginine-rich splicing factor RSZ21A isoform X1 codes for MARVYVGSLDPAVTARELEDEFRVFGVLRSSVWVARKPPGFAFVDFDDRRDAQDAIKDLDGKNGWRVELSRNASSGRGGRDRSGGSEMKCYECGESGHFARECRLRIGSGGLGSGRRRSRSRSRSRSRSPRYRRSPSYSRRSYSRSPRRRSVSPARGRNVSRSPVRGRDESPAYGNGYRRSRS; via the exons ATGGCGCGCGTGTACGTCGGGAGCCTGGACCCTGCTGTGACGGCCCGGGAGCTCGAGGACGAGTTCCGCGTGTTCGGGGTTCTGCGGAG CAGTGTATGGGTTGCAAGGAAGCCACCTGGTTTTGCATTTGTTGATTTTGATGACAGGAGGGATGCTCAGGATGCAATTAAAGATTTAGATG GCAAGAATGGTTGGAGAGTTGAGCTGTCTCGTAATGCCAGCAGTGGTCGTGGTGGTCGTGATCGATCTGGTGGATCTGAGATGAAGTGTTATGAGTGTGGTGAGTCTGGTCACTTTGCCCGTGAATGCCGTCTGAGGATTGGTTCTGGGGGCCTAGGCAGTGGAAGGCGTCGCAGCAGGAGTCGAAGCCGTAGCCGCAGTCGGAGCCCTAGGTACCGCAGGAGTCCAAGCTATAGCAGAAG AAGCTACAGCCGCTCTCCAAGGCGTCGTAGTGTGTCACCGGCTCGTGGGCGCAATGTGAGCAGGTCACCAGTCCGTGGACGTGACGAATCTCCTGCCTATGGCAATGG GTATCGTCGCAGCAGGAGCTAG
- the LOC123157181 gene encoding serine/arginine-rich splicing factor RSZ21A isoform X2, with protein MARVYVGSLDPAVTARELEDEFRVFGVLRSVWVARKPPGFAFVDFDDRRDAQDAIKDLDGKNGWRVELSRNASSGRGGRDRSGGSEMKCYECGESGHFARECRLRIGSGGLGSGRRRSRSRSRSRSRSPRYRRSPSYSRRSYSRSPRRRSVSPARGRNVSRSPVRGRDESPAYGNGYRRSRS; from the exons ATGGCGCGCGTGTACGTCGGGAGCCTGGACCCTGCTGTGACGGCCCGGGAGCTCGAGGACGAGTTCCGCGTGTTCGGGGTTCTGCGGAG TGTATGGGTTGCAAGGAAGCCACCTGGTTTTGCATTTGTTGATTTTGATGACAGGAGGGATGCTCAGGATGCAATTAAAGATTTAGATG GCAAGAATGGTTGGAGAGTTGAGCTGTCTCGTAATGCCAGCAGTGGTCGTGGTGGTCGTGATCGATCTGGTGGATCTGAGATGAAGTGTTATGAGTGTGGTGAGTCTGGTCACTTTGCCCGTGAATGCCGTCTGAGGATTGGTTCTGGGGGCCTAGGCAGTGGAAGGCGTCGCAGCAGGAGTCGAAGCCGTAGCCGCAGTCGGAGCCCTAGGTACCGCAGGAGTCCAAGCTATAGCAGAAG AAGCTACAGCCGCTCTCCAAGGCGTCGTAGTGTGTCACCGGCTCGTGGGCGCAATGTGAGCAGGTCACCAGTCCGTGGACGTGACGAATCTCCTGCCTATGGCAATGG GTATCGTCGCAGCAGGAGCTAG
- the LOC123159398 gene encoding uncharacterized protein, whose translation MPAPRRTTSEAPVGAETKASASSSFTMARIGTGMYPGGPAVSAAGVGVHGVSHAAHGGEVVEAETQGVVQARLQPHAPWRRSGRPLTRGRTPWAPGHGRREHRCGRVQGRGEHRGGRVQRHGGSQEHHAKWRGGGQEHHVQQRGGGQIDGWLASGDGNAGVHPLHGSDDGIDDHPRGSGGEKRKRGYMPLYMSRRDTTIPRAGVGSTRAKGGIGCGTNRNDGFGQGEISP comes from the exons ATGCCGGCTCCAAGGCGGACGACTTCGGAGGCGCCGGTCGGCGCGGAGACGAAGGCGAGCGCCTCCTCCTCGTTCACGATGGCGCGCATCGGCACAGGTATGTATCCGGGCGGGCCGGCGGTCTCGGCGGCGGGCGTTGGCGTCCACGGCGTGAGCCACGCGGCCCACGGAGgagaggtggtggaggcggagaCCCAGGGGGTGGTGCAGGCGCGGCTGCAGCCCCATGCACCATGGAGGCGCTCGGGCCGGCCACTAACCAGGGGTCGAACCCCATGGGCGCCTGGCCACGGGCGCAGGGAGCACCGTTGTGGGCGCGTCCAGGGGCGAGGAGAGCACCGCGGGGGGCGCGTCCAGCGGCACGGTGGCAGCCAGGAGCACCACGCCAAGTGGCGCGGTGGCGGCCAGGAGCACCACGTCCAGCAGCGCGGTGGCGGCCAAATCGACGGATGGCTTGCATCCGGCGACGGAAACGCTGGAGTCCACCCACTCCATGGTAGCGACGACGGTATCGACGACCATCCTCGCGGATCAGGCGGAGAAAAAAGGAAACGAG GTTACATGCCCCTTTATATGTCCCGAAGAGACACGACGATCCCTCGAGCGGGCGTCGGTTCTACGAGAGCGAAGGGAGGCATCGGTTGCGGGACAAACCGCAACGACGGTTTTGGGCAAGGGGAGATTTCCCCCTAA